A window from Sus scrofa isolate TJ Tabasco breed Duroc chromosome 2, Sscrofa11.1, whole genome shotgun sequence encodes these proteins:
- the LOC110259601 gene encoding olfactory receptor 2AK2-like, with the protein MKTGNQTVGTDFILLGLFQYGPMDSFLFVVIAILFLVALMGNIRLILLIQLDTRLHSPMYFLLSQLSFIDMMYISTTVPKMAINFLSNNKTITFLGCKIQTFLFLVLGGTEALLLGFMSCDRYVAICHPLRYPLLMSKKLCWFMVTCAWTSSSLNSLIHTAHIFQLHFCGYRVINHFFCEIPTLVPLVCQDTSQYEYTVLLSGIIILLLPFMAILTSYAYVLTVVFRKSSGKGQTKAISTCSSHLTVASLFYVTTLSTYTRPHTLHSPEEDKVVAVFYTIITPLLNPFIYSLRNKEVMGAMRRLWNHVHLYRNMTVGNFTD; encoded by the coding sequence atgaaaacaggaaatcaaaCTGTTGGGACAGATTTTATACTTCTTGGTCTTTTCCAGTATGGTCCAATGGactcttttctctttgttgtcaTTGCAATCTTATTTCTAGTAGCTCTGATGGGTAACATTAGACTGATTCTTCTTATTCAATTGGATACCAGACTTCACAGTCCAATGTACTTTCTACTCAGTCAACTCTCTTTCATTGACATGATGTACATCTCTACTACTGTGCCAAAGATGGCAATTAACTTTCTGTCCAATAATAAGACCATTACTTTTTTAGGCTGTAAGATTCAAACATTTTTGTTCTTGGTCCTTGGTGGAACTGAAGCTCTTCTTCTTGGTTTCATGTCATGTGATCGCTATGTAGCCATCTGTCATCCTTTACGTTACCCTTTACTCATGAGCAAAAAGCTCTGTTGGTTCATGGTCACATGTGCATGGACCAGTAGTTCTCTGAATTCTTTAATACATACAGCACATATATTTCAACTTCACTTCTGTGGATATCGAGTCATtaaccacttcttctgtgaaatTCCAACTCTGGTTCCATTGGTGTGTCAGGACACTTCCCAGTATGAATATACAGTTCTCCTGAGTGGCATTATAATTCTTTTGTTACCATTCATGGCCATTCTCACTTCCTATGCCTATGTGCTTACTGTGGTGTTCCGGAAGAGTTCAGGAAAAGGACAAACCAAAGCTATCTCTACTTGTTCCTCTCACCTGACTGTAGCAAGCCTATTCTATGTGACCACTCTCTCCACTTATACAAGGCCACACACCTTGCATTCACCTGAAGAGGATAAGGTGGTGGCAGTGTTTTACACCATTATCAcacctcttcttaatccctttatctacagcctgaggaataaAGAAGTAATGGGGGCCATGAGGAGACTATGGAACCATGTACATTTGTACAGAAATATGACTGTAGGAAATTTTACAGATTGA